The genomic window tgGAATTCACCAGATCCTGACCGAGCCCGCAGACAAAAGAGATCCTTCCCCGGACCTCGGGAGCATCTGGGCTGAGGCAGCAGGAACTCAGCCGCAGGCACCCGCGGTGGGAGAGCTCTTCCccgggctccctgctgctgcggcgCGACCCCACAAACCAAGGGTTCCTCCGGGCCTGTCCCAAGAACCAAAAGCCCCGAGAACTGGAAACCGCCTTCCATTTTCCAAAGTATTTCACTCGTGGCCATTTTATATCTACTTCAGCTTACGCGCCTTTTCCCTTTTGCAGTGCTTACCCCGCAGCACGCTTACCCCTAAAGAAGATTCCTGGTTCTGCGGCCGAGTGATCCTTCCCGTGTGGCGTGCCCCATACCCCCCGAGCCACCCCACAGCCTTTTCCATGCCCACGATGACAGAAATTAAATCCTCCCTGAACACAGGCTGCGAGAAGAGGGGCGAGGGCCGGCACCACACACCCGGCAGCTCCCCCATGTGCTCCCGACAGAGCCCTGAACCCTCACGGAGGTGCCCCGCGGTGCCGGCAGCAGCATGGCCCCGATCCTTCTGCAAACCACCCCCAGGAGCTCTCCTCAGCTAAAATTTCGTGGATGCTGCTCGCAGACAAGCAgcagccctccctccctccccacgaTGCCCCGTTTGCAGGCACGTCGGTGCCGCAGCGCCCCGATCCCCAAACAAGCTGCTGCATAAACGCTTCTCGTTACAGTAAAAGCAGCAGGCGATGGAAATCGTTTTGTTGGAAGGCTGCGTGCTAATGTCATTCTGTCTAAGAGACAAAGACGACTCGAGCACTTCAAAGTTTCAGTCCCGAGGCCTGATTTACCAGGAGCTTGATAGTTGTGAAACTCCTTTAGTCGGAGCTGTGATTtccttcagttgtttttttttttttacctaattACAGCGACGCGAAGCACCACGTGGGCAGATATCTACAGGTTCAGGAGCACCTGGCGCCGGTGCTGCTTATCCCCGGACCTACTGGTGTAACCGCATCCACAGCGGGCAAGCGCTGACCCTTTACCCCACCTGGGTGTAATCAGCGTGCCATATTTACATACTTATGGAGACAGCCGGGGTCCTGGGGCAAGGAAAACCCTACAGCGTAGGCAGACATGCTGCACTTAGGCAGCAGCACCTTGTTTTTATGGCGATAGCTGGTGTGCCAGAGGAGGTCCTGAGATGCTGGTGCTGACTCAGAACGAGCTTCACAATTTGCATTCGCCACCAACCTCAGCTTTCCCCTACTCAGagctcctgcctcccctttAGAAAAGGAAATCCTTTCGTGCTTCATCGCGTTTTAACATCAGGCAGGTGGGTTTGGAGCACGCCGACACAGATGGGTAAATAAAGAAAGAGATGCGCTGGGGAGCAAACAGCACCTAGCACATCCCGCATGGCCCTGCCACTGAAGATGCTCGGCAGCAGCCGAAACTCAGCCCCAAACCTGAGAAATGAGTCGGGTCGTGCAACACCGATGCCCGAGGAACAACCTGCTGCACCAGGGGTCCCACCGAGCACGGAGCCAccgcagcctgcctgctgcaggacctCGGTCCCGAGCAGAGCCGACCCGGAGCAGCGCAGCGACAGCAGGCACGGACCTCGGGGTAAGGCAGGAGCGCGGCGGCGCCTTCCCCTCGCACCGAGATCACAGCCACCGCAACTGCGAGTAGTaaccacatgaaaaaaaaagcgtgAGCGAACGCTTTTCCGAGCCGGGTGTAAGTTTAACAGCTCTGCCTGAGGAGCTCGTGACGCCTCCACGAAGTCTGGTGCTGAATGGGAAGGTGGCTCCCTCCCACGGAGGCAttcccctgcctctccccactCAGCCCCGGCGCGTGGCTGTTTGGGTGCCTCGCTCCACGCACGGCTCGTCTCGGCACCTCACGGCGGCTTTTTGGGTGCGAACGACAGCAGCCTGGTGGGGAAGGTCACAATGAACTTACGGAGAAGAGGGACTTCAGACAAAAACGTGCGGTCACCCAGCCTTTGGGGGAAGACGGAGCGCATCGAGGGGCTCAAGCAGCTCACCGTGAACCTGAACACCAACGCTGCGTGGCAGATCCCATCCTGCCCCAGCCAGAGTGAGCACCAGCAGAAACCTGAGCCAGAAAGGCAGCACAGGTATTTTGGTCTACCAGAAAAACACACGTGAGAAGTCGGCTTTCCACTCGTGGCTGAATTTGTGCAAAGCAGGACCCCGGCAGTTACCGGTCAGGCCTCAACGGCTGGGGACGAGAAGCACAGCCAAGAACCTGGGGCCacatccaccaccaccacgaATCCGGCCAAAAAAGCCTCGTCCAAACTCACCCTGAAGACCTCGGGGTCTCAGCAGGGAAAGAAACCCAGAGCCACGAGCCGGGCTGCTGGGACCCTGCCGCCCCCGAGAGCCAACAACCGGGTCGGTGGGCTTGCCAATGGGGTAGGAAGGCCGGGGGACGCGGCTCCTGCTGGGGGTGACCGGGCTGTAGGGTGCCACCTCTGTAGGGTGCCACCTCCGTGGGGTGACACCTCCATGGGGTGCCACCTCTATGGGGTGCCACCCATGGCAGCCCCCCTGGAGACAGAGGGGATGAAGGCACGGGGACTGCAGGGGGCTCAGCTCAGCCTGCCCCCCTCAGCAGCCCAGCCTcacctctcctctcttttcctctcctctcctgtcctGTTGCCCCcaagcccttccccagcccctcgcccccTTCCCCGCACCCCCTGGGGGTCGGAGCCCCCCTCGCCCCCTTCACCCGGGCAACCCCACGCCCTCACCTCCCCGCTTCACACCCGGGCGCAGCCCCGCTCCGAGAAGGAAacgataaaaaaaaataatcaaaaaaaaaatcactaaatcGATAAAAACCAACCCCGAGCGCGGCCGCCACCCCccggggagaggagaagggggggggggacggacCGCGGCCCGCTGCGGCGGGGCGAGCCGGGGCCTTGCGTGGCGGCCGCCGCCGCAACAAAGGCAGGGCCCCGCCGCACCGCCCTTACCGGCTGCTGGGCCCCGGCCGCGGCTCGgcccggaggaggaggaggaggaggaggaggaggaggaggaggaagcacggcccggccctgccgtgcccgccgccgccggggagGCGCCAGCCGAGGAGGGAGGGACGGGGGCGGAGTGGGGCGGGCGCTgcgggctcggggctggggaggggacccGAGGGGCTCCGCAGGTTTCTGCACCCGGAGAGACCCCCTTTGGGGTCACCCCGCTGCGAGACAGAGGCCAAAATCTCCATTAATTTAATGTGTGTTGTGCTGGGGGGTCCCCACCCTCTCTCCCTTCCGATGAGCACCCTGGGTTTTTACTGAATGTAGTAAAAACCCTCTCCCACACGAGGGACAAGCACCAGGCTGAGCCTCCCACTCTCAGCCAGAGGTGGGGCATCCTGCCCCCTACAAGCCAGAAATTCAGGGAGATGCCTTCAGAAAGGGGATAGCAACACctccaggcaggcagaggaTGAGGGAGCACAGCAAGAGAGGCTCCAGAAACTCCTCCTGATCACAAAGCATCCAGTAATTAATAAATGTGTGCAGCTGGCATTAGAGCCACCAGCTGGTACTTGCTTAGTGTGATTactctgaaaatgaagtttttcatCCATTCAAGCACTAGCCGGTTTGATTTCCATTCCAGGTCAGCAGGGCCTgtgaggcaggagctgcttccACCTGCCTGCTGGCCCAGGCACGATGCAGGGGGGTGTCATCCCCAAAAAAACAtcccccaaaaccccaggggcagCTCACCTGCTGGGGAACCAGCTTTCTTCTCCACAGCTGCACGGCGAAGGCTCAGGACCCCCCGGGTGCTGCAGACTCAGCCACAGtcccctgcctccagctgaaaagcaaaggcaCCTTGTCACCCCCCCACACGTGCACGAGTGGTTTGGTGGAGGTGAAAGCTGCACCTGCGTGAGTCCAAACCTTTTTGGGGGGTTGGGGAgctctgtgacagcagcagggcatAGCTCCAACTCAGAGCCCTGCACGGAAATACAGAGTAGGACAGGAACAGGACCAGAGTTACCTGTCATCAACTGCAGCCCAGGAGCCAGCGTATGCTCCTGGGTAGAGCTTGAAGTCTACGTGAGGCCTTTGTACCTACAACAACTTCACCAGCTTCTACTGCCATAGAAGATAGAAATGCACTCATAATAGGCAGGAAACCCGTTCATAGCACCTGCTGGGTGCCCTGACACAGCTACACCAGCACACGCAGCAGGTGGCAGAGCTAAATACCACTGCCTTGGAGGTCAAGGGCATCCGACCCTCCTGCTGCCCCGATCCCCACCCCTGTGCAGGCAGGAGGGCTCTTCTTTTGATTCCCCTGGTAGTGGTGGACGTGAAGAGGGCGCAGAGCACTTGGCTctcccagggctgtggggatgtGCTGCCACCAGGTAGAGGAACAGCTGCTGGTGGTGTTAATGCCTTCCCCAAGAAGAGACTGCTTCATATCATCCTGAGGAGAACAGGACCCGTGAGATCAGGCAGCCCTGTTCCCTGTTTCGCAGCCAACACAGAGTTGCTCCCTGCAGAGCGATTTCCAATGCTTTGTCCAGGCTAATTTGAAGCACACCGTGCTCAGGGGGCCTGGACGCTTCTCCCAGGAGGCTTCCTGCAGCCTAATGGACGCTAATTAATAGATTCCACAACCTCTGAACTAACAATTAGATTGGGGACCAATAAATAATGCAGGACAGGCCTGTGTTTACAAACAGCGAGCTGCGCAGAGCTGACGGCACACGGATGTTGTGCAGAAGTTCAAGAGCAGCCAGGAACCCGCAGCAAACCCCACACCCCGAGCTCCTGAAGGCACCTTGTGGGGTGTGCTTCCCTTCACCTTTGAGGTACAAGTACACTGGAGTGACCAAACTACGGGGGATAGATGCTGCTAACCCCTACAGGtggccctggctgcagcagtcAGTCTCTTTGTCACTTCTGGATGATGTCAGCCAGGGTTTCAGTCTCTTCGGATACCaattaaacagtattttaaccAAACAGACCACAGCAGTTTAATAAGAACATcagcatacattaaaaaaaatcctgcacaGTCACAGGCACTCAGCCCAGACAGAcaccccagcccctcagcagtAACACCACCACGTCTGAGGAGGGTGAAAGGATGTTTAAAGATGGTGCTGGAGAGGGGAGGTGGGAGATTGGGCATCGGGGACTTCTGGCTCTGAATACTTACTGTAGCCCTTTGCCTGAGTCACCTACAGGTGTGGTTGTGGGGGAGCCACACCGGTGTCCCCCTGGGCTCAGGAGCACCCCAGGCACAGTACGGAGGAGGTGACAGCCACACGAGAGCGTTGGGGCAGCAGATTGTGGCTGAatgcagcctcctgctgcccttgCCAGGCTGCAGTACAGAGGAAACAGCTGGAAACCTCTCTGGGGAATGGGTCTTACACACCGCTGAGGCCTCGCTGTGGGGAAAGACCTGCAGGTCTGCTCAGATCCTGCTCTGCCATCACTCTGCTACgcctggcacagagcaggagctgaagccttctgttttctctcccaCTCCTCTCGCTATCTTTTCAGGCAGGCGATGTGTTTCAAGAGAGACTTTGTAAGCAAAAGTACTTTGTGGTCGCAAATTCACATCTGTTTCGTGCTGTGCAATGGCAGCATCAGAGCAGCTTTTAATTCAGGCATTGGGCACGTTTCTGGGGCGGGCATCTTCCGTGCTGTGTCCCTGCTAAAGCTGGTGTCGGAGGTAGCTCACCAGCACCGGGGGGATGTCCAGCTCGCCGAGGGCCTGCGCGTGGCCAGCCTGCTTCAGGAGGCGCCTCACCGCCAGCCTGGACTGAGACATCAAGGATTTGGGATGAGCTGCATaaggagagagggggaaaaaacaaagccatcaCTGCAGAGCTTCAGGATACACAaccctgctcccctccagctCGCGTGCTGTCAGCAAAGGGAGCACTGATGCACCCAAACCGAGcatctgctggggctgggcacgcGGTGCAGGCAGCCACAAGCTTCATGGTGTGAGCTGGGTACATGGAAAGGGAATCTTCCAATATTACACTGAAAAGGTGAAGTTTCCCTGGACCTAGGCAGCACAAGAAAGCTGGCAGTgagcagcagaaatgagaacaaagaaaagcagcgTTTAACCCAAAAGGTTTACATTAAGGGGAAATACCAGGCCGTGGAAATTCCCACATGCTCCAGACCAGCACCAGTGAGGACAATCACTTAAAGCAGCTCCTTTAGGAAGCTTCTAGAAATATCTATGAAAAGCAGATATCGAGGTGAGTCTGAATGTAATCACATAAACGTATGCAGTAGCTGCACTGAGTCACACCAAAGACCCCTGATTAGGTTGTCTGTCTCcaacagcagccagcagtggaAACTGAGGATGTTTGGTGGACATTAGGAGCAAGCCCTGCTGTGAAACACTCCCCTAAATCCCAGCAATTTCTTTGGGGAGTTTCCTGGGGCAGCATGTGTATCTGAGCCATCATTTAACCACCAGGGGTGGACCTGTTCCCTGCAACTTCATTAAATCCTTCTCTTAAGGTGTTCAGTATCAGAGCCTTTTTTGTGGgtatgttttgtgtgtgtgaacacCATCGTCaatgggggagagggagaaagaaagaaatattcaaaataaaatagcaataatCAGGAATGTAAGACTAGAGAGAGCCATGCTCTCAAGTGAGGATGCAAAGAGGGTCAAAGCGTGCAAGAAAGCCTTGCCCAGGCTGATATCTCCCTCTCTGTAGGGGAGCAGAATTAAAGGGAAGGGGAATCTGAAGCAACTTGCccccaaataaacaaaaattggTGCTAATTTCCAGCCCAGGGGCCACACACGCACAGATTACCTCTCGCCTGCAACAGCAGCTTCAGGCCCTCGCTACCGAGTGGCATCTTTTCCACCGCGACTTTTGGCAAATAGACGTCGGCCCCGAAGTCGAGGAGCAGCTTGATGAACTCCCGCCGGCAGCCGTGCCTCAGGCAGATTTCCAGCAGAGTCTTGGGCTCCTTGATGCGGGCGATCATCTTCTCCTCGGTGCAGTTGTAGTTGGGGTCGGCGCCGtagagcagcagcatcctgaaGCACTCCAGGTGCCCGTAGACGGCCGCGAGGTACAGCGGGCCGGAGCAGGCGGCGGAGTTGGCGGCCCACTCGGGCACCCTCGCGTGGACGTTGGCCTCGGCGCcgtggtgcaggagctgctgcaggatgccGAGGTCCCCGTCCCTGGCCGCGGTGAGCAGCGGCGAGCTGTTGTTGTAGATGCTGCCGGAGGGATTCGCCCCGGCCTCCAGCAGCGCCTTCACGCACTCCAGGTGGCCGTTGCTGACCGCCGTGAAGAGCGGGGTCTGGGCCTTCACGTCCAGGCTGTCCACCTCCGCCCCGTGGGCCAAGAGGACCTCCAGGCTCCGCAGGTGGCCCCTGGAGGCGGCCAGGCGCAGCGGGGTGCTGGGCACACCCCAGCCGCTCCGGCTGTTGATGACCCTCTTGTACCTGTCTTGGCTCAGGAGCCTCTCCAGGGTTTGATAATCATCCTGGGATACCGCTTGGTTCAGCTCCTCGCTTTCTCTGGTACCTTCTTCGTCTTCTCTGGGCTGGAGCATGGAGAAAATCTTGGTGATATCCATGAGGCTCATTTTTTTGCTCTGTCTCCTGAGTACCACTTTCATTGTAAACAGAAAAGCCCAATATCTATGGGACAACAAGACAGGGTTAGAACCAGTTACCTCCGACACCAACCCTACCCTTTTGTTACTATTTTCTATGCACTATCAAAGGAATATTCTCAAAAACAACCCTACTAAGTTTCTGACACACGTATCCCACTGCCTCCATGGGTGAGGAAATCCACACTGGATTAATCCACATTCAGACAAAGACTGACTGAGGACATCGCTGTGGCACTCAAGTGGGCCACCTCCCCTTAAAATGTTACAATCAAGAACATGCCAAAAGAGGTGAATTTGGTGAAGGCCAAAGGCTGCATGGCTGAACTCacagacctttttattttaactattaaatgcttttctgctgcCCCCAGAGGGGGGGGGACAGGCATGGGACCACTCACAAGATACTCAAACCCAGAGCTCAGGAGGGAACCTGCACGGCCACAAACTTCTGCAAGGACCGATCGAGCTGCTCCCATCGAGCTTGAGGGAAGGCCAGGTGGGAACAAGCAGCAGGACTGACTCTGCTCCATGTGGGCCAACACTTCTGTAAGAAGCCTCACTAGTAGCTGCATTTCCAGGTATGTTGAGGCCTACAGAAAACACGATTTAGGAGCTGACAGCAGCTCTGGGTTTTGCTCAAGAGCTCTCACAAACAAGAACTCAACTTTTCAACCCagtcacttttgtttttttaagggatTGGGTTTCACCACAAGAGAGGAAGCTAACATGAGCATAGCCATATTGATCAAGCATTTTCAGCATCGCCGTCCCTTGAAACGCTGACATCCCAATTCAGTGCAATGACCTCCCTTCGCTCTCCTGCCTCCTGAAGGAACaaggctgcaggaaggagctgTGGGTTTCCTAGCAGGCCgtgcagggaggaaaaagaggggtTCCTGAGCTTGTTACACCCACACTGGGACCGAACCCCAGGGTGTCTGCAGGGTAGAGCCTCGAGGTGGCCGGGTGGCACCAAGGGAGAGGGATGTGATGGGGGACAGGCACCCGAGCAGCCGGGTGGGCAGAGGAATTCCTCGCAGCAGcgtggccctgcagcagctcgggTTTcctgcaggagaggcagcagcagcgggaggGCTCGGTCTCCCCCGCCTCCATGCAGCAGGGCACTGAGCAATTAGCCCCATTCTGCAAACGAGCATCTGATGGCAGCAAGGCAAAACCATGGGAGACGTGTCCCACATCAGCCTTTGCTAGCAAGGTGTGCGAGCTCAGGGGGTTCCCCTGTGCCGAGTCACCTTCGCAGCTCTATTTTTGGGTTAGGCAGAGCAAGTTTGCTGGCAGCTAGGGAAGGCAAAGCTCTGTTGCACGTCCACCTGTTAAACAAACCCAATCCATTTATAGAGAAACACTTGGAATTACGTTAGTTTTATTCTTTAGACACTCCAATAACAAGCGCTAGGGCTTTGGAAACCTCCCTACTGACACAGCTAATAGTTCTTTGGGGGGAGCAGTATATGTGGGATGGTGGGGTAGGGATTGAGGGTCAGGGATTATTACAGATTTGATCTAAAAAGACTGTTATATTTCCAATGAAAATagtctggaaaaataaagccGGCTGTAATATTCCCTAAACACACAAATTAAGGGTGGTATTTTGACAGCGTCAACACTGGTGTGAGGAGCTCACAGATGCTCCTTGATCCAAAAAGCTCAAAGTCAGAGCCTTCAATACTTGAGCTAATGCAAGCTGTCCATGGATCTGTGGACACAGAAAATTCTAGAGCCGAAGATgacacacagaacaaaaaggTATACTCACACCTCTAAAGCTCTGGCTACCAAGTGATCTTCAATCCCCCACGCTGCCCACGCATCACTATGCTGCTGCCTTACCTCTGTGAGGTAGGTGATGCTCACACCcgagccaggcagggctgccgCAGTCCCATGGCCAATTCCCCCGCGGTTTAAGTGCGAAATGGAGGTGAGAGAGAAGCTCTGGCTCCGCCAGGGATGGCCATCCACTCTGCGCAACTGGAAGGACGCAGGCTGTCAAGCTCACAGCTGAAATGCCACTGCGGGGAGAAGGGCCAGGGAGCTGGGGCTAAAATTATCCCCCACAGGCATTTATCTTCCTACTTCCATTCTTGGAAAGTTCCCACTGGGTAAATATAGATAGGGGCAGCAGGGGGGAGACTCAGACAGGTGCAGGAGGCTGTTTGACCCAGGGCAGTAGCTCTGGGCAGACACAGGCTTCATTTGCTTCAGTTTCCTTGCTGAAATTGCAGAGAACTGCTTAGTTTTGAGCCTGTGCTATGAGCCAGCTCCCCAGGCACTGCCCTGGCAggacagccctgccctgctgcagcgcTGGCCTTCACAGCACCATTGTCCCACTGGATTCCCCTATGAATGCCTCTCCTGGGCGCCTTTTCCACTTTCAGAACAAGAACGGGCAAAAGGTGCTCTCCTCCCTGCTAAGCCTGCCAGAACAAGCCACTTCTTTGGCTTTATAAAATTACACAGCATATAGCAAGGCAAAAACTTTACAGGGGCAAACAAAAGGGGGAAGGAGTGCTTGGACTGTCTTATCACAAGCTGTCAGCTGGTAAGTGTAATCGTATTTTATCCAGTTCCCTGTAAACCTTTTCCTAACTTTTCGGTGGTGGAGCAGGAATGGTCTGTCAGCTTGAAGAAGCGCTATCAGTGGCACTAGATAATGAGGAAGGAACCAAGTTATCCAGCAGGAGAAATCTCTGCTGCAAGAGCTGAAATCAGGGGACTCCGCAAAACAGGTCTGAAGTCACGTCGTTCCCCTCCCCCACTGAGTTTGTAGTTGCACTGGGAAAAGTGTGAAGAGCAAGAAAATGGAATATTAACAGGTTTTAGACTTTTGGCTTACTTGCAGTTTCACTCTCTCCAAATTCAcccaaaaaatatttattctacaATAAGGTCCATTTCCCAAAAATCAGGACTGtgtaaaattaagaaaaaaaatgtgaacaaacATCTGAGCAAAAGCTGTGAGTTCAGGATTTATTAAATATCAAGAAGCTGCAATCACAACCGGGATCCTGCAGTCAGAAAAGCCAAACCTGACTGGAAAGCCAttcaacaaaacacagaaataaaaacagcaaataaaaaggcagagtATGGGGCGGGGAATAAATCAATATACCttgaaaaataggaaatgcaGGAAACTAAGATTTTAGACATGAAAGGAAAATCCTTGAATGGAAAATTTAAGGATAAATTGCATAttcttttgctgttgctgctgctgtttagtTTTCGACCAAGAAATCTCAGAAGCACTACCAGCTTTTTCGGCAAAAAGCCGTGAtaaaaaatccagcaaaaatCCAGCAGTAACGAAGCAAGGAGTTTGGACTACTTGTTGAATAAATCTACCCTTACCAtacaaaagcaaactgaaatactttttatgcGCCTGTAAGTGCTAAAGAGCCATGTGAAACAGCATCTTGCATGATTACTTAAATCAGTAGATTCAGATAAACACTAAACAGGAGCCCAAGCAGAGCTGACTGATAAGTCAGACCCATTTTGGCTAAGCTTCCTAATGCTTCAAAGCctggggaggctgaggagcCAGGAGGAGCATTTGTGATCTGTCTGAACACCAAAAGCAAGTGGACTCACCCTGAGGTAGTTCGCTGACCTGACACATTCTCCAGGCAAAGCCATTCCTTTCCCAGCTGTCCATTAACTGGAGAAGAATTAAAGGGCAGAAGTATATTTAATGCCAATAAGAAAAGTTTTTAGGAAGGTAAATCCTGTCCAGTGCAGTTGCTTTCGTTAGTAAGATTATAGCTATTAAcatagctgggaaaaaaaaaaagtaatgagcTTTCTGATTTAACACTGCAAAGCATTCTGACTTCAAAGTTTAGCACCAAACAGTaccaaataaatcattttgcagGATTAGGGGTTTACTAAGAGTCCTCACAGTCTGAAATGCAGAGTTATTGTGCGGGGATACTTCTGGCTCCTGCCTTTGCACTATAAATCACGGCAAAGCAGTAACAACGCCAGGACTACTTTGAGCTGGGACTTTACCTCTGTGCCCATTCAAATACCTGCTCGcagcctgctggcacagctTGCCTGTTCTGCCGGCCACATGCTCAGCACTTGCTTAGAAGTGGCTCtggtggcagccccagcagcagcgtgATTCGGATTTTAGCCACAAGAGGGCAGGGACAGACACCCTGCACCGCTCCTACCTGCACACGGACAGCTTCCAGGGCACTCCTCAGCATTTTACAGTCAAATGGATCTATCAGCCTACAAAATGCGTGGTTAACATCACTGTGAGACGAGCTCACTGAGCTGAGGAAGGAACCGAggaacttttttcctcctccacgAGCAGTAATTCCTCAAGGAACTTCAGCCACGGaggctcagcagcacagaaagccagctccctgctctcGCTCCCTTCCAGGCACCTGTTGCTTTTCGGATCCAAGGATGTGCTGGAGCCCATGGCTATAAACTGATGCTAGAATACGATCATTAAGGACCTGAAAATAACCCAAACTCAGCGTGTGCCCACTCTGTTATGCGAGTTAATCTGTGTGACACTGATCTTTCACAGAAATCTGCCTGTTTGCCCCAGTATTCTCCGCTCAACATGCTCCAGGCTGACAACACTCAGGACATTATTCATGGCAGAAGTAGGGGgtctctttccttttattttgcaatactAAAATTCACTGCCTTTAATTCCAAAGATTTGAAGATAAAGTAAAACCCTAAGAAGCTCTGAGTCATGCCACCCCCAAAGACAACTTTGCCCTGAGATCACAAACCATATACTCAGCAagaaaagtttgctttttttaattattcaaagTATTAGGCAAAAAGAACAGGCGTAGAAGAAATACCTGCTTTTAAAGGATTCTCCAACAGCAGGAGAGATTGCAACCACCTTTCAGAACCAGAATTTCTGACCTGTGAATCACCATATTTaccccacttttttttaaactccacATCGGATCACAgcataacaacaacaatcactgcttccagaaaagcagcactcagagaaaaagaattggCAAGAGCAGAAGTGTTAAAATCTGAAGTGTTGTGTGAAAGGAAGAATGAATAGG from Aythya fuligula isolate bAytFul2 chromosome 13, bAytFul2.pri, whole genome shotgun sequence includes these protein-coding regions:
- the ASB12 gene encoding ankyrin repeat and SOCS box protein 12 — its product is MKVVLRRQSKKMSLMDITKIFSMLQPREDEEGTRESEELNQAVSQDDYQTLERLLSQDRYKRVINSRSGWGVPSTPLRLAASRGHLRSLEVLLAHGAEVDSLDVKAQTPLFTAVSNGHLECVKALLEAGANPSGSIYNNSSPLLTAARDGDLGILQQLLHHGAEANVHARVPEWAANSAACSGPLYLAAVYGHLECFRMLLLYGADPNYNCTEEKMIARIKEPKTLLEICLRHGCRREFIKLLLDFGADVYLPKVAVEKMPLGSEGLKLLLQARAHPKSLMSQSRLAVRRLLKQAGHAQALGELDIPPVLVSYLRHQL